The genome window TACGATAGGAATTATTACAGATTTATATATATTTATACTTGTGTATATTTTTTGTTGTGTTTGATTTTGGTTGATAAAGTTTTTCAAAATATATATTTAGCACGTTAAAATTAATACAATTAAATCATCTTTAGAAAGGAAGACATTAAATCATTTATCAGTACCAACCTATCAATACCTCTTTACACATGAAGAATCTTTTATTAAGTATTTCGTTGATCTTTTTTGCCTTTTTTGGTTTTTCACAAAATCAAAAAGTTTCAGTTATAGAAGACATGAATGGCCATACTCTTATGGTAGACGGAAAACCATTTATTATTAATGGTATGAACTGGGATTATGTCCCCATCGGTGAAAACTTTTCTTATAATTTTTGGGCGCAACCGGACGACTTTATTAAGGCTGCCTTAGATTCAGAAATGGGTTTATTGAAAAACATGGGGGTGAACACGATACGTGTTTATACAGGTATGCAACCTAAATGGGTGGAGTATATCTATGAGAATTATGGTATTTATACCATGATCAACCATTCTTTTGGTCGTTATGGTCTGACTTTAGATGGATCTTATGTGTCTAATACGGAATATGCAGATCCAAGGGCTCGTGCATTTCTTTTAAAAGAAGCCACTGATTTGGTCAAGGATTTTAAGGGTACTTCTGGTCTTTTGATGTTCATGCTAGGGAATGAGAATAATTATGGTTTATCATGGGGTGGTGCTGAAACTGAAGATATTCCTATTGAAACAGAGGGAACTGTCATCACTAGAGCTAGAGCTATGTATAAGTTGATGAATGAAGCAGTAGTTGAAATGAAAAAAATCAATACTGATCATCCTATTGCTATTTGTAATGGAGACTTGTTGTATTTGAATTTAGTTGCTGAGTATTTAACTGATATGGATATATATGCAACCAATATGTACAGAGGTGTTTCTTTTAGCGATGCTTTTGATAGAGTTAAAAATGAACTGGGTAAGCCTTTGATGTTTTCAGAATTTGGTTCTGATGCTTTTAATGCATTAAACAATAAGGAAGATCAAAAAATGCAGGCTTATTATATGGTGAATAACTGGAAGGAAATTTATCAAAATGCTGCGGGACTAGGCAAAGCGGGAAATTCCATTGGTGGATTTACATTCCAGTTTAGTGATGGATGGTGGAAAAGAGGACAAACGGAAGATTTGGATATTCATAATTCAGAGGCGAGTTGGTTGAGTAAGGGATACTCATTAGATACTGATGGTGTTTCTAAGAACATGAATGAAGAATGGTTTGGTATTTGTGCTAAAGGGCCCTCTAATGAAAGAGGACTTTATGATCTTTACCCTCGAGCCGCTTATTATGCGTTGAAACAAGTACATAGTTTAGATCCTTATAGTGGTAATAAAACTTTAGAATTTGTAACTAATTATTTTGATAATATCCAGTTAATGGAGGCTGTACTTAGAGCAAGAGGTGACAAGGCGGCATTAAGCGGTGGCAGTAATAATAAAATACGATTAAGCAATTTACGAGCTGAATTTACCACCTTTAACACGGGAGGTACTCTTCTTTCAACTCCTGACAATGCTGACCCAGATAATCCTGTTTACCCGGACCAGTTAGGTTTTGATCGTATGGAATCCTATTTCGTCGGAGTACAAGGGAATCCATCATCTAATATGAGAGGTGAGGTGAACTTTAACATACTTGGTAATGTAGCACAGAACCCTATTGATGAAATCTTTTATGAAAATAGAGGGCGTCCACAGCAGGTTGAAACACCAGATGGTATTGTTCAGTTAAGAGATGTGAATAGAGTTCAAGTTTATAACGCGTCTTATGAATGGAATGCAAAAGATTTTGACCTACGAGGTTTTTATAGAACAGGTCATTATCACTGGGGTTATGAAGGTGATTTCTTTGGTTTATATCCTGAAACTAATTATGGACCTAACTTAGATATCTACGGAGGGGAAACATTAGGGCTTGAAATAGATGGGAAAAATGAGTTTGCAGGATTAAAGGCTGCTTTTGGGCCGCAATTATGGTGGGGAGCAAATCCAACCGCACTTCTTAAATATTCTCGATCTATTGAAAATTTCAATATTACTGGAATTTATCATAGAGATTTACAAACAGAAATTCAACTAGACGAAAATGGCGTACGTATTTTAGACCAAAATCAGGTGCGTAGTGGTATTATTCCCGCATTTCCTATGGAGAGAGCTACACTAGTAGTGGAAAGAGATTTAGGACAATTTGGATTTACCTTAGGTGGTATTTGGGGAGGGAGTCCTTTAAATGGCACTTCTTATCAAGATGTTACAGGAACGGAAGGTAATTATACGGTCTTTAATGATAAAGTGAAGTCAAGTGACAACTGGGGTGGGAAAGCTAAAGTAACCTATCAAGGTGGGAAAGTGAATGCGTATATGCAAGGTGGAGTAATGGGACTGGTAGCAAACGGAGGGGCAGATCCTACACAAACCTTTACTGGATGGAAATTAAAAGATAACGGTAGTGGTAATCAATCCAACTTTTTAGCTGGTATGACTTATACCATGGGTGATTTGCAAATTGCACCTAACTTTTTATGGCAAAAGCCGTTAGTAGACCCTATGCCTAACAATGTTGGAGCACCAGGAAGATTAAGAAACTTTATTGATGATCCATTTGCTGTTAGGGGAAATAGAGAAACTACCGCTGGTGAGATCTTATTCACCTATGACCCTACACCAGGAACTTGGATGTATCAATGGGATAATGATAGAACTGAAGATGCAGAATTTGCTATGAGTGCAGGATTTGTATACCGTCATCTACCTACAACTCAAGACGCAGCTATCGGTTTTGCAGCAGATCGAACTTTTCTTAGGTTTCCAAACTCTGCACCAGCACTTGATTTATACGAGGCACACACACGTATCGTTTCAAAACTAAATCTTGAATTAGGAATTATAGGTAACTTCTACTACGGTAATGGTCAAGGTAATGGAGATAGTACTAGAGAAATAAAACGTTTTGGCGGTGATATAAGAGCTATTTATAAATCAATTAAAGCCACTGCAACAGTGAAAGTTAATGACTGGGGACCATTTGATTACTACAGAGACTTTAACATCACATTCCCTATGCAATTGATGCTAGATGTTTCTACTACTTTGGGTAAACCAGATTGGTTTATTTTACCTAGTACTACTGTAGGTGTTAGAGGAACATGGAGATCTCTTGATGCTAATTCAGGAGGGAGATTTGGTCCTAACGCAGCTGCTGCATTTGCAAGTGAGCCTACTATAAGTCCAGTGGGATTCCCTGATGGAACAGAGTGGGAAATCAGAACCTATGTTCATATCAATATAGGTAACTAAATATAAGAGCAATGAAAAATATAAAATTCAATTATTTCAAGAATTTAAGCCTTGTCTTTTTGATGTTAGGTTTAATCATTGGGTGTGATCGAGATATTTCAGATGATGCTGCATTAGCAAGCTTCCCTAATACCGCAGAAATATTTACAGATAATCCTGTAGGATTAACTGATGATTTCTTTATTTCTTTTGATCCAGTGGAGGGTGCTAATACAGAAGGATTTGGGACTGATGATAATGAGGCTTATCAAGGAACGAGCTCTATTCGAATAGAGGTGCCGGCTCCTAATGATCCTAATGGGGGATTTATTGGAGGTATTTTTAAAGATCGTGGGGAGGGAAGAGATTTAACGCAATACGATGCTTTAACATTTTGGGCAAAAGGCTCTTTAACAGCAACAGTCGGATTAGTTGGTTTTGGTACTGATTTTGAAGAAGATAAGTACGCTGTAGGTCTTGAAAATATACAGCTTTCTACGGATTGGAGAAAATACACGGTGCCGATACCGGATGCTTCAAAATTAACTCAAGAAAAAGGAATGTTTATTTTTTCAGCAGGCACTCAAAGTACCAATGGTTTAGGGTACACGCTTTGGATCGATGAACTTAGGTTTGAAAACTTAGGAACTATCGCACAACCAAGACCTGTTATATTAAATGGTCAGGATTTAGTCCAACAATCATTTACAGGCTCATCCATTCCTCTTTCTGGATTCACTCAAACATTTAACATAGAGTCAGGGGATAATGTAACTGTACAAACAGCACCTTCTTATTTTGATTTTGTATCCTCTGATACCAGCGTAGCATTAGTTAATGAATTAGGAGTTGTTTCTGTTGTTGGTTCTGGTACTGCTACTATTACTGCAAGTATTAGTAGTGTTTTAGCAAATGGATCTTTAGAAGTTACCTCTACTGGTGCTTTGCCTACTGCTCCGGTTCCAACCTTAGCTCAGTCAAATGTCAAGTCTATATTTAGCGATGCCTACACAATTGATACTTCGAGTGAGTTTTCACCAGACTTTGGTGGATCTACTACTCAGGCCACTGTAGTCACTTCTAATAATGATTCAGTTTTAATTTACACAAACAATAACTTTACAGGAATTATTTTTGATAATACAGTAGATGCTTCTGCATTATCCTTTATGCATGTAGATGTATACGTGCAGCAGGCTGGTGTTCAAGTTGAATTTCAAATAAGAGATATTGGTGCCAACGGGGAGATCAACACAAATATTTTTACAGGACAACCTGAAGGAGATGATGCTGATAGAAGATTTACAGCTTCTGGTGTAACGGTAAACGGCTGGAATTCTTTTGATATTCCACTAAATGGCGCTATTGCAAATCAGAAAAACAATTTGGGAGCAATTATTTTAGCTGGAGGGCCCAATTTTATCTTGGATAATATATACTTCTATACTCCGTAAAAAGGCTAATAAACAACATCAAACAAAAGAAAAATGAACAATATATATAACAAGACTAGTATAAGAATTGTATTTAAGTCGGTTGCAGTAGTATCATTTTTAATGATGGCTAGCTGTGACCCTGACGAAACACAAACTGTTGCTGAATTCAATAATTTGGTAATGCAAGATGAGTTTGATGTAGAGGGTGCACCTAACAGCGCTTTATGGACGTACGATATCGGGACAGGACCCGGTAATGACGGCTGGGGTAATAATGAACTTCAATATTATACCGATAGGACTGAAAATGTGACCGTAGAAAATGGCTATTTATTAATCACAGCCAAAGAAGAAGCCTTTAATGGTTCTAACTATACTTCGGCTAGAATTAAAACTGAAGGTCTTTTTGAGCAGGCTTATGGAAGGTTTGAGGCTCGTATCAAAGTTCCTTATGGAAAAGGTTACTGGCCTGCATTTTGGTTGTTAGGAAATGATTGTGATCAAAATGCTTGGCCGCAATGTGGAGAAATTGATATCATGGAGTACCTAGGTGATCAGCCTACTACTGTTTTTGGTAGTGCTCATGGACCAGGATATTCTGCCGGGGATGCTATTACCAAAGAATATGTCTTAGAAAATGATAGATTTGATACTGGTTTTCATGTATTCGGTATCGAATGGGCACCAGATTATATCAATTATTATGTAGACGATGTGCTGTACCAGCAAATTACAAGGGAAGATGTATTTGAAGAAACTGATGGTCAAGGAGAATGGGTTTTTGATCAACCATTTTATATCATTCTTAATGTAGCTATAGGGGGGAACTTGCCAGGTGCTCCAAACGCAGAAACTGTTTTTCCACAAACCATGTTAGTGGACTACGTAAGAGTATATCAACCTTAATAAACAGGAATCCTATTTAGGGTACTTAGTATTCATAATTTCAAATGGGATCTTTTACTCATAAATTCATTTGACTTTTAAAAATTAAT of Nonlabens sp. Ci31 contains these proteins:
- a CDS encoding glycosidase — its product is MKNLLLSISLIFFAFFGFSQNQKVSVIEDMNGHTLMVDGKPFIINGMNWDYVPIGENFSYNFWAQPDDFIKAALDSEMGLLKNMGVNTIRVYTGMQPKWVEYIYENYGIYTMINHSFGRYGLTLDGSYVSNTEYADPRARAFLLKEATDLVKDFKGTSGLLMFMLGNENNYGLSWGGAETEDIPIETEGTVITRARAMYKLMNEAVVEMKKINTDHPIAICNGDLLYLNLVAEYLTDMDIYATNMYRGVSFSDAFDRVKNELGKPLMFSEFGSDAFNALNNKEDQKMQAYYMVNNWKEIYQNAAGLGKAGNSIGGFTFQFSDGWWKRGQTEDLDIHNSEASWLSKGYSLDTDGVSKNMNEEWFGICAKGPSNERGLYDLYPRAAYYALKQVHSLDPYSGNKTLEFVTNYFDNIQLMEAVLRARGDKAALSGGSNNKIRLSNLRAEFTTFNTGGTLLSTPDNADPDNPVYPDQLGFDRMESYFVGVQGNPSSNMRGEVNFNILGNVAQNPIDEIFYENRGRPQQVETPDGIVQLRDVNRVQVYNASYEWNAKDFDLRGFYRTGHYHWGYEGDFFGLYPETNYGPNLDIYGGETLGLEIDGKNEFAGLKAAFGPQLWWGANPTALLKYSRSIENFNITGIYHRDLQTEIQLDENGVRILDQNQVRSGIIPAFPMERATLVVERDLGQFGFTLGGIWGGSPLNGTSYQDVTGTEGNYTVFNDKVKSSDNWGGKAKVTYQGGKVNAYMQGGVMGLVANGGADPTQTFTGWKLKDNGSGNQSNFLAGMTYTMGDLQIAPNFLWQKPLVDPMPNNVGAPGRLRNFIDDPFAVRGNRETTAGEILFTYDPTPGTWMYQWDNDRTEDAEFAMSAGFVYRHLPTTQDAAIGFAADRTFLRFPNSAPALDLYEAHTRIVSKLNLELGIIGNFYYGNGQGNGDSTREIKRFGGDIRAIYKSIKATATVKVNDWGPFDYYRDFNITFPMQLMLDVSTTLGKPDWFILPSTTVGVRGTWRSLDANSGGRFGPNAAAAFASEPTISPVGFPDGTEWEIRTYVHINIGN
- a CDS encoding glycosyl hydrolase family 16, producing the protein MKNIKFNYFKNLSLVFLMLGLIIGCDRDISDDAALASFPNTAEIFTDNPVGLTDDFFISFDPVEGANTEGFGTDDNEAYQGTSSIRIEVPAPNDPNGGFIGGIFKDRGEGRDLTQYDALTFWAKGSLTATVGLVGFGTDFEEDKYAVGLENIQLSTDWRKYTVPIPDASKLTQEKGMFIFSAGTQSTNGLGYTLWIDELRFENLGTIAQPRPVILNGQDLVQQSFTGSSIPLSGFTQTFNIESGDNVTVQTAPSYFDFVSSDTSVALVNELGVVSVVGSGTATITASISSVLANGSLEVTSTGALPTAPVPTLAQSNVKSIFSDAYTIDTSSEFSPDFGGSTTQATVVTSNNDSVLIYTNNNFTGIIFDNTVDASALSFMHVDVYVQQAGVQVEFQIRDIGANGEINTNIFTGQPEGDDADRRFTASGVTVNGWNSFDIPLNGAIANQKNNLGAIILAGGPNFILDNIYFYTP
- a CDS encoding family 16 glycosylhydrolase, producing MNNIYNKTSIRIVFKSVAVVSFLMMASCDPDETQTVAEFNNLVMQDEFDVEGAPNSALWTYDIGTGPGNDGWGNNELQYYTDRTENVTVENGYLLITAKEEAFNGSNYTSARIKTEGLFEQAYGRFEARIKVPYGKGYWPAFWLLGNDCDQNAWPQCGEIDIMEYLGDQPTTVFGSAHGPGYSAGDAITKEYVLENDRFDTGFHVFGIEWAPDYINYYVDDVLYQQITREDVFEETDGQGEWVFDQPFYIILNVAIGGNLPGAPNAETVFPQTMLVDYVRVYQP